In Nostoc sp. CENA543, a single genomic region encodes these proteins:
- a CDS encoding biotin/lipoyl-binding protein, whose product MVNQINTDSLPLIKSNEFLPPISNWIKIGSLLLVGGVGGAIALSSIIEYRVTVQGQATIRPTGELRLVQAAMAGQVTKVLVKENQVVKKGDVLATIDDSRLQTQKNQLQSNIQQAQLQLLQIDAQITALNRQMQAESDRQNRVVSSAKAALNRAQRNYRDQQITAQTEVEAAQANLNRARNEWYKAQVELRSAHANLQSTKAAMNAAQAKRDRYQQVVQAGALSLNQLEEVQLDVAQQQQAVEVRQATVEAQQQIIAQQQQAVTAEQAKLRRAQTALNPSDAEVAIAQQTIAQEMASGQATLATLKREWEGLFQQRLQIKSQLQRDTSELQQVDKDLSLTQITVTEDGILSQLNLRNPGQSVGQGEEIAQIVPSHAPLVIKATVSPDDVSKLAPGQEVQMRVSACPYPDYGTLKGVVNQISQDTIKSPGNQSVPTQDSTSAVYEVTILPATLSFGTSNHQCTIQPGMQGRADIISRKETVLKFLLRKVRLIADW is encoded by the coding sequence ATGGTTAATCAGATTAACACCGACTCTCTACCCCTAATTAAAAGCAATGAATTTCTTCCGCCGATTAGTAATTGGATTAAAATCGGTAGTCTATTACTCGTTGGTGGTGTGGGGGGAGCGATCGCCTTATCTTCTATTATTGAATACAGAGTCACTGTGCAAGGACAAGCAACTATCCGCCCTACAGGAGAATTGCGACTCGTGCAAGCGGCGATGGCTGGTCAAGTTACCAAAGTTTTGGTCAAAGAAAATCAGGTAGTAAAAAAGGGAGATGTGCTAGCCACCATTGATGATTCCCGCCTGCAAACTCAAAAAAATCAACTGCAAAGCAACATCCAGCAAGCACAACTGCAACTACTGCAAATTGATGCCCAAATTACAGCCCTGAACCGACAAATGCAAGCGGAAAGCGATCGCCAAAATCGGGTGGTGAGTTCAGCCAAAGCTGCATTGAACCGCGCTCAACGCAATTATCGAGATCAGCAAATTACTGCTCAAACAGAGGTAGAAGCAGCCCAGGCGAACTTAAATAGAGCGCGCAACGAATGGTATAAAGCGCAGGTAGAATTGCGTTCTGCCCATGCTAACTTACAGTCAACCAAAGCCGCGATGAATGCAGCCCAAGCCAAACGCGATCGCTATCAACAAGTAGTCCAAGCTGGTGCTTTATCTTTGAATCAGTTGGAAGAAGTACAGTTAGATGTGGCTCAACAACAGCAAGCTGTGGAAGTGCGACAAGCCACCGTTGAGGCGCAACAGCAAATCATCGCCCAACAACAACAAGCTGTAACCGCCGAACAAGCCAAACTGCGCCGCGCTCAAACTGCGCTGAATCCTAGTGATGCAGAAGTAGCGATCGCTCAACAAACTATTGCCCAGGAAATGGCTAGTGGTCAAGCCACACTCGCCACCCTCAAACGCGAATGGGAAGGCTTGTTTCAGCAACGATTACAAATTAAAAGTCAACTCCAGCGTGACACCAGCGAACTCCAACAAGTAGACAAGGATTTGAGCCTGACTCAGATTACAGTCACCGAAGACGGGATTCTCTCGCAATTAAACTTGCGAAACCCTGGCCAATCAGTAGGTCAAGGTGAGGAAATTGCTCAAATTGTCCCTAGTCATGCGCCCTTAGTCATCAAAGCTACAGTCTCCCCCGATGATGTCAGTAAGTTGGCACCAGGTCAAGAAGTACAGATGCGGGTTTCAGCTTGTCCCTATCCTGATTACGGCACTCTCAAAGGTGTTGTCAATCAAATTTCTCAAGATACAATTAAATCCCCAGGGAATCAGTCTGTTCCCACCCAAGATAGTACGAGTGCGGTTTACGAAGTAACCATACTTCCAGCAACCTTGTCATTTGGTACAAGCAATCATCAATGTACTATTCAGCCAGGAATGCAGGGACGAGCTGATATTATTTCTCGCAAAGAAACCGTCTTGAAATTCCTGCTCAGAAAAGTCAGGTTAATTGCTGATTGGTAA
- a CDS encoding S-layer family protein — protein MKFYLNRFSLWQWSLIFYFIATAPTLAQIIPDQTLRNNSVVSPNCTNCQITGGTRLGNNLFHSFDSFSIPINGIADFQNPGDIQNIISRVTGQSPSLIEGLIRTNNTANLFLINPNGIVFGYNATLNVGGSFIATTANRIKFADGFEFLATPTQVNPLLTISVPVGLGFGEVPGKIINQAIALDKFGNPVGLQVPSNQTLALIGGEISLDEGFVTTPGGRIELGSVSGNSFVNFIPTDKGWTFGYEGVQNFQDITLSKAAFVGSSDFLGADVQMQGKRITITEGSQVSSLAGTGGQAANFDIRASEQLELIGTTQDLYTTGIFNEVRQNITGEGKTLSIAAPRLIVQGGAQISTITDGAERAVDLSVKAFDSTELTGYSTVFGIPSGLFAQVKPGGTGDGGVLTIETANLLVQGGAQVSAATFGGGKAGNLNIIASESVTVEGRTPDNLIGSGLFAQVEDGATGDGGNLIIQTQKLNVLGGAQISTSARSGGKGGILTINASDYILVSGTALIAQPTPDDQNRSNILVSAERGATRDAGALQITTPTLTVENGGRISADNFGSAKGGIATLDVKKLLISNGGEVRAGSFSQGDGGTLTVNASESVDVVGIANIGGQATPSTLFSQAQDSGKAGNLIITTPNLNVRDGGEVTVSAIGTGEAGNLTTRANIIRLNQGKITAETNAGAGANIRLEDVKLLLLQNQSLISAQAFNNANGGNITIDAPDGFIVATAKQNNDIVANAFQGRGGNININAQSIFNLEQRPSLPLNNTNDIDASSQFGLTGTVTINTPDIDPSRGLAQLPSNLTDASEQIVSSCNPGNPARRSSFTVTGRGGIPRSPIEPFQGEVSTARWITLDSLNLEQNTHVSHENQPSSPAKIVEAQGWIVDQDGTVSLVAQMPNITPRGLSVSSGTCF, from the coding sequence ATGAAATTTTACTTGAATAGATTCTCTCTATGGCAGTGGAGTTTGATATTTTATTTCATCGCAACTGCACCAACTTTAGCTCAAATTATTCCCGACCAAACTTTACGTAATAACTCCGTTGTTTCACCAAATTGTACAAATTGTCAGATTACGGGCGGTACAAGATTGGGCAATAATTTATTTCATAGTTTTGATAGTTTTTCCATCCCTATAAATGGCATTGCTGATTTTCAAAATCCAGGAGATATACAGAATATTATTAGCCGTGTCACAGGTCAATCGCCATCTTTGATTGAGGGATTAATCCGTACTAATAATACAGCTAACTTATTTTTAATTAATCCGAATGGAATTGTTTTTGGTTATAACGCTACGCTCAATGTCGGTGGCTCATTTATTGCAACTACAGCCAATAGAATTAAATTTGCGGATGGCTTTGAATTTTTAGCAACACCCACTCAGGTTAATCCTTTACTAACAATTAGTGTGCCTGTGGGGTTAGGTTTTGGAGAAGTACCAGGAAAAATTATTAATCAGGCGATCGCACTAGACAAATTTGGTAATCCTGTAGGTTTACAAGTACCATCCAATCAAACCTTAGCACTGATTGGTGGAGAAATATCCTTAGACGAAGGTTTTGTTACCACACCAGGAGGCAGAATTGAGTTAGGCAGTGTCTCAGGTAACAGTTTCGTCAACTTTATCCCTACAGATAAAGGTTGGACTTTCGGTTATGAAGGTGTACAGAACTTTCAAGACATTACCCTCTCTAAAGCCGCTTTTGTCGGTTCTAGTGATTTCCTGGGTGCTGATGTCCAAATGCAGGGAAAGCGCATTACTATCACTGAAGGTAGTCAGGTGAGTTCCTTAGCTGGAACTGGTGGACAAGCAGCTAATTTCGATATCCGGGCTTCAGAACAATTAGAGTTAATTGGAACGACGCAAGACTTGTACACAACAGGTATTTTTAATGAAGTTCGTCAGAACATTACAGGAGAAGGAAAGACTCTCTCAATTGCAGCTCCCCGTTTAATTGTGCAAGGAGGCGCACAAATTTCCACTATTACTGACGGTGCAGAACGAGCCGTAGATTTATCTGTTAAAGCTTTCGATTCTACTGAACTGACAGGATACTCAACTGTTTTTGGTATTCCTAGCGGTTTATTTGCTCAAGTCAAGCCAGGGGGTACCGGTGATGGTGGAGTCTTAACCATTGAGACAGCAAATCTACTAGTCCAAGGAGGCGCGCAGGTTTCAGCTGCTACTTTTGGGGGAGGTAAGGCGGGGAACTTGAACATCATAGCATCTGAGTCTGTAACAGTAGAGGGAAGAACCCCAGATAACTTGATTGGTAGTGGTTTATTTGCTCAAGTTGAAGACGGTGCTACAGGTGATGGTGGTAATTTAATTATTCAGACTCAAAAATTAAATGTTTTGGGTGGAGCGCAAATTTCCACATCGGCACGCAGTGGTGGAAAAGGGGGAATTTTAACTATCAATGCAAGTGATTATATCCTGGTGAGTGGAACTGCACTCATAGCCCAACCAACACCAGATGATCAAAATAGAAGTAACATCCTCGTCTCTGCTGAACGAGGAGCTACCCGTGATGCAGGCGCATTACAAATCACTACTCCTACCTTAACTGTAGAAAATGGCGGGAGAATATCAGCAGATAACTTTGGTTCAGCCAAAGGAGGAATTGCCACTTTAGATGTCAAAAAATTACTGATTAGTAACGGCGGGGAAGTCAGAGCAGGTTCTTTTAGTCAGGGTGATGGTGGAACTTTAACTGTCAATGCTAGCGAATCTGTAGATGTAGTTGGTATTGCTAATATTGGTGGTCAAGCAACCCCCAGTACCTTATTCTCTCAAGCTCAAGACAGTGGGAAAGCCGGAAATCTCATTATCACTACCCCAAATTTAAATGTTCGTGATGGGGGAGAAGTAACTGTAAGTGCCATAGGTACAGGCGAAGCAGGTAACTTAACAACTAGAGCCAACATTATCCGCCTCAACCAAGGTAAAATCACCGCCGAAACTAATGCAGGTGCAGGTGCAAATATCAGATTAGAAGATGTAAAACTATTGCTGTTACAAAATCAAAGTCTCATTTCTGCCCAAGCATTTAATAATGCTAACGGGGGTAACATTACTATTGATGCACCTGATGGTTTTATTGTCGCCACAGCCAAGCAAAATAATGATATTGTCGCCAATGCTTTTCAAGGGCGTGGTGGCAATATCAACATTAATGCTCAGAGTATTTTTAATTTAGAACAACGCCCATCACTACCACTAAACAATACTAACGACATTGATGCTAGTTCCCAGTTTGGCTTAACAGGAACAGTCACAATTAATACACCTGATATAGATCCGAGTCGGGGCTTGGCACAGTTACCTAGTAATCTCACTGATGCTTCAGAGCAAATAGTGTCTAGTTGTAACCCAGGCAATCCCGCCAGACGCAGTTCCTTTACAGTCACAGGTAGGGGAGGAATTCCCCGCAGTCCCATCGAACCATTTCAAGGTGAAGTATCTACAGCACGATGGATAACTTTAGATTCTCTCAACCTTGAGCAAAATACTCATGTCAGTCATGAAAATCAGCCATCTTCCCCAGCGAAAATAGTTGAGGCGCAAGGCTGGATTGTGGATCAAGATGGTACTGTATCTTTAGTAGCTCAAATGCCAAATATTACCCCGCGCGGTTTGTCTGTATCTAGTGGTACTTGCTTCTGA
- a CDS encoding Rpn family recombination-promoting nuclease/putative transposase, with translation MRRDSIFYKLFQQYPNLLFELLTNPPENANAYRFDSVAVKEPKFEIDGVFLPPENAGVGVVYFCEVQFQKDERLYERVLAESSLYFYRNRDRFSDWQAVIIYPSRSLEQTDIHPHRSFLNGGQLHRIYLDELGDIRTLPIWVALMVLTTVGEEQAPDTARYLLNRTRQEVSSPTSRAIIEMITTIMVYKFEQLTRTEVETMLGITLKETRVYREIKEEGREEGREEGREEGREEATVNIITRLLTKRFGELSPETRSLISSLPLPVLEDLTEALLDFTSLADLQSWLAAR, from the coding sequence ATGCGGCGAGACTCAATTTTTTACAAACTATTTCAACAATATCCCAATTTGTTATTTGAATTATTGACCAATCCTCCAGAAAATGCAAATGCCTATAGATTTGATTCGGTAGCAGTCAAAGAACCCAAATTTGAAATTGATGGCGTGTTTCTCCCACCGGAAAATGCAGGTGTAGGAGTCGTGTATTTTTGTGAAGTCCAGTTTCAAAAGGATGAAAGATTATATGAACGTGTTTTAGCTGAGTCCTCACTGTATTTCTACCGCAACCGTGACAGGTTTAGTGATTGGCAAGCAGTCATTATTTATCCATCTCGTAGCCTCGAACAAACTGATATTCATCCCCATCGCTCATTTTTAAATGGTGGACAATTACATCGAATTTATTTAGATGAATTGGGAGATATTCGTACATTACCTATTTGGGTAGCACTGATGGTATTAACTACAGTAGGGGAAGAACAAGCACCCGATACAGCAAGGTATTTGTTAAACCGAACTCGTCAGGAAGTCTCATCACCTACGAGTCGCGCCATAATAGAAATGATCACAACAATTATGGTTTACAAGTTTGAGCAATTAACTAGAACGGAGGTAGAAACAATGCTGGGAATAACACTCAAGGAAACACGCGTTTACCGAGAAATTAAAGAGGAAGGACGTGAGGAAGGACGTGAGGAAGGACGTGAGGAAGGACGTGAAGAGGCAACAGTTAATATAATTACGCGACTGCTAACGAAGCGATTTGGTGAACTTTCTCCAGAAACGCGATCGCTAATTTCTAGTTTACCTTTACCTGTCCTCGAAGATTTGACGGAAGCACTGTTAGATTTTACTAGTCTTGCTGATTTGCAGTCTTGGTTGGCAGCACGTTGA
- a CDS encoding CHASE2 domain-containing protein, with amino-acid sequence MGKLVVLKLGTGNFEAGFPVTLQIGDEDFRPILEITAELPPNPEIPLCYHQWQSIYRQLKFPGRPIGIPKQSKQNPSLQDCQKAADNLRLQLNNWLSSPSFRPIREKWLEKLVPADRIRVLLQTNDLRLQKLPWHLWEVLERYPKAEVALSAPSYEQVNRNSQPQSQVKVLAILGNSQGIDIQTDSQILAALPHANTTFLVEPSSKDLTDQLWEQDWQILFFAGHSATDGSNQGKIEINHTESLTISQLKYGLRKAVEKGLHLAIFNSCDGLGLAREFADLHIPQIIVMREPVPDRVAQQFLKYFLEAFAHGESLYIAVREARERLQGLETQFPCATWLPVIYQNPATMPLLWQELHLNHNSQQITSVPKTPTRRGIELRTALSAVMLTSIVTTALLMGVRYFGFLQSWELMAFDHMLRLRPQEQPDSRILIIEVTEEDVQAQSINRRGSLSDEALDKLLAKLEAYKPRVIGLDIYRDYPVQPSYPKLAARMKNSDRFVAVCQVSNPQSSKSGIKPPPEVPAYALGFSDIAIDADNVVRRHLLALTPPPSSPCNAPYALNVQLALRYLYQEGIQLKFTPDGAWQLGQLAFSPIETHTGGYQGIDALGHQILLNYRSLRDLEAIAPRITLQQVLTGKLQPDAVQDKIVLIGTTAESFRDYSLTPYSSSKGESQQIAGVSLQAQMVSQLLSAALDGRPLLWTWKIWGEVIWVGGWAIIGGLLAVYLRQPTYLGWAVGGVFLSLYGFCLILLILYSCWIPFVPAAIALGSSAVILITVIKPIQKS; translated from the coding sequence TTGGGTAAGTTAGTCGTTTTAAAGTTAGGCACAGGCAATTTTGAGGCGGGATTTCCTGTCACACTGCAAATTGGTGATGAAGATTTCCGACCTATTTTAGAAATCACTGCGGAACTCCCACCAAACCCAGAAATTCCCCTCTGTTACCATCAATGGCAGTCTATCTATCGTCAACTGAAATTTCCTGGTCGTCCTATCGGTATTCCTAAGCAATCAAAACAAAACCCTTCCTTGCAAGATTGCCAAAAAGCGGCAGATAATTTGAGATTACAGTTAAATAATTGGCTATCATCCCCTAGTTTTCGTCCCATTCGGGAAAAATGGCTGGAAAAACTTGTACCGGCAGACCGTATCCGCGTACTACTACAAACCAATGATTTGAGATTGCAAAAACTGCCTTGGCATTTGTGGGAGGTTTTAGAACGCTATCCCAAAGCCGAAGTTGCGTTGAGTGCGCCTAGTTATGAACAAGTCAACCGCAACTCACAGCCTCAGTCACAGGTGAAAGTTTTAGCAATTTTGGGTAATAGTCAAGGAATTGATATCCAAACAGACAGTCAAATCTTAGCAGCATTACCTCACGCCAATACTACTTTTCTCGTCGAACCATCAAGCAAAGACCTGACTGACCAGTTATGGGAACAAGACTGGCAGATTTTGTTTTTTGCGGGACATAGTGCTACTGATGGCAGTAATCAAGGGAAAATTGAGATTAATCACACAGAAAGCCTGACAATTAGTCAATTAAAGTATGGGTTACGAAAAGCTGTAGAAAAAGGTTTGCATTTGGCAATTTTTAACTCCTGTGATGGTTTGGGTTTAGCGCGGGAGTTTGCAGATTTGCACATACCCCAAATCATCGTCATGCGAGAACCCGTCCCTGATAGGGTGGCGCAACAGTTCCTCAAGTATTTTTTAGAAGCTTTTGCTCACGGTGAATCTTTATACATAGCAGTTAGAGAAGCGCGGGAACGTTTACAAGGATTAGAAACGCAATTTCCCTGTGCGACTTGGTTGCCTGTAATTTATCAAAATCCGGCAACTATGCCTCTACTGTGGCAAGAATTACACCTCAACCACAATAGTCAGCAAATAACATCCGTACCCAAAACCCCAACGAGGAGAGGTATTGAGCTTAGAACAGCTTTATCTGCGGTCATGCTGACAAGCATAGTTACCACAGCATTGTTAATGGGTGTACGGTATTTTGGTTTTCTGCAATCATGGGAGTTAATGGCATTCGACCATATGCTGCGTCTTCGTCCCCAGGAACAACCAGATTCTCGGATACTGATAATTGAAGTTACAGAAGAAGATGTGCAAGCCCAATCTATAAATAGGCGCGGGTCATTGTCTGATGAGGCTTTAGATAAGTTATTAGCTAAATTAGAAGCGTATAAACCACGAGTTATTGGTTTGGATATATACCGAGATTATCCTGTACAGCCAAGTTATCCCAAGTTGGCGGCACGGATGAAAAATAGCGATCGCTTTGTGGCAGTATGTCAAGTTAGTAATCCCCAAAGTAGCAAATCAGGGATTAAACCACCGCCAGAAGTTCCTGCTTATGCCCTTGGTTTTAGTGATATCGCCATTGATGCCGATAATGTGGTGCGTCGTCATCTATTGGCGTTAACTCCTCCTCCCTCATCTCCCTGTAATGCACCTTATGCTTTAAATGTGCAGTTGGCACTACGTTATTTATATCAGGAAGGCATTCAATTAAAATTTACCCCTGATGGAGCATGGCAATTAGGTCAGCTCGCATTTTCACCCATCGAAACCCATACCGGAGGCTACCAAGGTATTGACGCGTTAGGACACCAGATTTTACTCAATTATCGCTCCTTGCGTGACTTAGAAGCGATCGCTCCCCGCATCACCTTACAACAAGTATTAACTGGTAAACTCCAACCTGATGCAGTTCAAGACAAAATAGTTTTAATTGGTACTACCGCCGAAAGTTTTCGAGATTATTCACTCACACCCTACTCTTCCTCAAAAGGTGAGTCACAGCAAATAGCTGGAGTTTCTTTGCAAGCACAGATGGTAAGTCAGTTGTTGAGTGCGGCTTTAGATGGACGACCTCTGTTATGGACTTGGAAGATTTGGGGTGAAGTGATTTGGGTTGGGGGTTGGGCGATAATTGGCGGTTTACTTGCTGTATATCTGCGACAACCCACTTATTTAGGTTGGGCAGTTGGGGGAGTGTTTCTGAGTTTATACGGTTTTTGCCTGATATTATTAATACTATATAGTTGTTGGATTCCTTTTGTACCTGCGGCGATCGCTTTAGGATCTAGTGCGGTCATACTCATCACAGTAATTAAGCCTATCCAAAAATCATAA
- a CDS encoding DUF928 domain-containing protein — MKILQLTIALGILFTSNISYPLKLQALPINHHLASLKFVPPPPPPNRGATGSRSGAASRGCTANSQTVTALVPTYQTTLNSGEQTIVPITQVWGLTNTESPQFFFFVPYNVSSIKNIEFVLQEQTNNKNKTLYRTNLTIPKSPGIISVNLPPTATSLQIGTMYHWFFKVRLQCDQQQPLKLDYTEGWIQRINQNSTLNAQLKQAQPQQQVTLYAANGVWYDAIMNLAELRLKDPQNQDLLTQWATLLSSVSLGEIATQPLIDCCQPQLNNVP, encoded by the coding sequence ATGAAAATCCTGCAATTAACCATAGCCTTGGGAATATTATTCACAAGCAATATATCCTATCCTTTAAAACTCCAGGCTTTACCAATTAATCATCATCTAGCATCCTTAAAATTTGTGCCACCACCACCACCACCAAACCGAGGTGCAACAGGTTCGAGAAGCGGGGCTGCTAGTCGTGGATGCACTGCAAATAGTCAAACTGTCACAGCCTTAGTTCCCACCTATCAAACAACTCTGAACTCAGGTGAGCAAACGATTGTTCCCATCACTCAAGTTTGGGGTTTAACAAACACTGAATCTCCTCAATTCTTCTTTTTTGTTCCCTACAATGTCTCATCTATAAAAAACATTGAGTTTGTTTTACAAGAACAAACCAATAACAAAAATAAAACTTTATATCGTACTAATTTGACAATTCCAAAATCACCAGGAATTATTAGCGTTAATTTACCCCCTACTGCAACTTCATTACAGATAGGAACAATGTATCACTGGTTTTTTAAAGTCCGGTTGCAATGTGACCAGCAACAACCTTTGAAACTAGATTATACAGAAGGTTGGATACAAAGAATTAACCAAAATTCCACACTTAATGCACAACTCAAACAAGCACAACCCCAACAACAGGTGACACTTTACGCCGCCAATGGTGTTTGGTACGATGCCATCATGAATTTAGCAGAATTACGCCTAAAAGATCCTCAGAATCAAGACTTATTGACACAGTGGGCAACTTTACTGTCTTCAGTTAGCTTGGGAGAAATAGCAACTCAACCACTAATTGATTGTTGCCAACCCCAGTTAAATAACGTTCCGTAA
- a CDS encoding sulfate ABC transporter substrate-binding protein has protein sequence MSKSQHQTQLSYDLIVKTQVYVVRVLQTLQISSQHIVRWLKVSKLRSFTSLVVVGAIFSIAIASCSGNQAFSQPADIKLKLVSFSVTKAAHDQIIPKFVAKWKQEHNQNVIFEQSYGGSGTQTADVIAGKQAADIVHLALPLDVNKIQQAGLIKPGWENRSPRNGIVSKSVAAIVTREGNPKGIRNWADLAKDDVTLIAANPKTSGIAIWEFLALWGSVTLTGGDETTALDYITKVYKNTPILTKDAREASDLFFQQNQGDVLINYENEIVLAEKSGSKLPYIVPAVNISIDNPVAIVDKNVDEHRTRKVAEAFVDFLYSTEAQREFAKLQYRPVNPTVTQEVVSQFPPVNTLFTSQDLGGWELIQQKFFANGGVFDQVQTAKKL, from the coding sequence ATGAGCAAGTCGCAGCATCAAACGCAATTAAGCTATGACTTAATTGTGAAAACCCAGGTTTATGTTGTGCGAGTTTTGCAGACTTTGCAGATATCTTCCCAACATATAGTTAGGTGGTTAAAGGTTAGCAAGCTCCGCAGTTTTACAAGTCTTGTTGTAGTTGGAGCTATTTTCAGTATAGCGATCGCATCCTGTTCTGGAAATCAAGCTTTTAGTCAGCCTGCTGATATTAAGCTGAAACTCGTCTCTTTCTCTGTGACAAAAGCGGCTCATGATCAAATTATTCCTAAATTTGTTGCCAAGTGGAAGCAAGAACACAATCAAAATGTCATTTTTGAGCAGAGTTATGGGGGTTCTGGGACACAAACTGCTGATGTGATTGCAGGTAAACAAGCAGCAGATATCGTACACTTAGCTTTGCCTTTAGATGTCAATAAAATTCAACAAGCAGGCTTAATTAAACCGGGTTGGGAAAACAGATCGCCGAGAAATGGTATTGTCAGTAAATCTGTAGCGGCGATTGTAACTCGTGAAGGCAACCCCAAAGGGATTAGAAATTGGGCAGACTTAGCAAAAGACGACGTAACATTAATTGCAGCTAACCCCAAAACTTCTGGTATTGCTATTTGGGAATTTTTAGCTTTGTGGGGATCAGTGACTCTCACAGGTGGCGATGAAACGACAGCATTAGATTACATCACAAAAGTCTATAAAAACACCCCAATTCTCACAAAAGATGCTCGTGAAGCTAGTGATTTATTTTTTCAACAAAATCAAGGTGATGTTTTAATCAACTATGAAAATGAAATAGTCTTGGCAGAAAAAAGCGGCTCAAAACTTCCTTACATAGTACCTGCTGTCAATATTTCTATTGATAATCCTGTTGCCATAGTTGATAAAAACGTTGATGAGCATAGAACCAGAAAAGTTGCAGAAGCATTTGTTGATTTCTTGTATTCCACAGAAGCACAACGGGAGTTTGCTAAGTTACAATATCGTCCCGTTAACCCAACTGTAACTCAAGAAGTAGTATCTCAATTCCCTCCAGTGAATACTCTATTTACATCTCAAGATTTAGGAGGTTGGGAACTAATTCAGCAGAAGTTTTTTGCTAACGGGGGAGTTTTTGATCAGGTGCAGACTGCCAAAAAATTATAA
- a CDS encoding PstS family phosphate ABC transporter substrate-binding protein, whose product MSFYRLLKNSIYPATLMLIVSSITGCNSGKELQTQVSIDGAAVGFPISLAVAEEYSKVKPDAQVSVASSGTGGGISKFCNGDIDIVGASRTIRDEEIKKCQSKKIDFIELPIGLDGIAVIANRQNNFAKCLTINELDKIWSAKSDGKILTWNQVNPKFPNEKLKLYAPASDTGTFDYLTQAVTGKAKNGRTDYTPSHNQNLLVQGVAGDATALGYVGISYYIQNQDKLNLVAVESPSGKCEKPIPVDNVIKNIYTPLSRPLFIYVSKKSLDTKPAVKEFVEFYLENSWKWVDSVGYVALPDEAYIKVKQKFASGETGTKFKKAKPGQPITNFI is encoded by the coding sequence ATGAGCTTTTATCGCCTCTTGAAAAATAGTATTTATCCTGCAACTTTGATGCTCATTGTCAGCAGCATTACAGGTTGTAACAGTGGAAAAGAATTACAAACTCAAGTTAGTATTGATGGTGCAGCCGTAGGTTTTCCCATTTCCTTAGCAGTTGCAGAAGAGTACAGTAAAGTTAAACCTGACGCACAAGTGAGTGTTGCTTCTAGTGGGACTGGTGGTGGTATCAGTAAGTTTTGTAATGGTGATATTGATATAGTTGGGGCTTCTCGTACTATTAGAGATGAAGAAATTAAAAAATGTCAAAGTAAGAAGATTGACTTTATTGAATTACCTATCGGGTTAGATGGTATTGCTGTGATTGCTAACCGGCAAAACAACTTTGCTAAATGTCTCACAATTAATGAATTAGACAAAATTTGGAGTGCTAAATCAGACGGGAAAATTTTGACTTGGAATCAAGTTAATCCCAAGTTTCCTAATGAAAAACTCAAGCTATATGCTCCAGCTTCCGACACCGGAACATTTGATTATCTCACTCAAGCTGTAACTGGTAAAGCTAAGAATGGCCGGACAGATTACACCCCTAGTCATAATCAAAACCTACTTGTACAAGGGGTAGCAGGTGACGCGACCGCTTTAGGTTATGTAGGCATATCTTACTACATTCAAAACCAAGATAAGCTGAATTTAGTAGCAGTAGAAAGTCCCAGTGGAAAGTGTGAAAAACCCATTCCTGTGGATAATGTGATTAAAAATATCTACACGCCTTTATCTCGTCCTTTATTCATCTACGTCAGTAAAAAATCCTTAGATACTAAGCCAGCCGTAAAAGAATTTGTCGAATTTTATCTAGAAAATTCTTGGAAATGGGTAGATAGCGTTGGTTATGTAGCTTTACCTGATGAAGCTTACATCAAAGTCAAACAGAAATTCGCTAGTGGTGAAACTGGGACAAAATTTAAAAAAGCTAAACCCGGTCAACCAATTACTAATTTTATTTAA